In one Papio anubis isolate 15944 chromosome 11, Panubis1.0, whole genome shotgun sequence genomic region, the following are encoded:
- the LOC116269434 gene encoding uncharacterized protein LOC116269434: MRGPGANGGPSRSPGGGDLGGDTRGDQGASGPASGDQVERLLELSPESSPSSSRRPRPRLRVPAATAVLAAPSGAPRTCDLQPPPQGQGARLGLWKAILKSLPLLPPCEVGVSSRSLLSGSFRFLRANLQLRVQPVNLNLNLLKKLPAAPCWRRPLSEGEAGVTRLGRISGAGTGPAARPRVPGPVGGSALSPALMTRVEGR; this comes from the coding sequence ATGCGGGGCCCCGGTGCGAACGGCGGACCCTCTCGGTCCCCAGGCGGTGGTGACCTGGGTGGCGACACTCGTGGAGACCAAGGAGCTTCTGGACCTGCTTCGGGGGACCAAGTGGAGAGGCTGCTGGAGTTGTCGCCGGAGTCCTCCCCTAGTTCTTCGCGCCGGCCTCGCCCGCGGCTCAGGGTCCCGGCCGCCACTGCAGTCCTCGCAGCACCGAGCGGGGCTCCACGGACTTGCGACCTCCAGCCTCCGCCTCAAGGGCAGGGAGCGCGGCTGGGTCTCTGGAAAGCCATTTTAAAATCACTGCCTCTGCTGCCCCCATGTGAGGTCGGAGTGTCCTCCCGGTCTTTGCTTTCAGGTTCTTTCAGGTTCCTTCGGGCAAACCTGCAGCTAAGAGTCCAGCCTGTGAACTTAAATCTAAACTTGCTGAAGAAGCTCCCGGCGGCCCCCTGCTGGCGGCGGCCTTTGTCTGAAGGAGAGGCTGGGGTCACTCGGTTGGGCCGCATTTCCGGGGCCGGCACCGGTCCAGCTGCCAGGCCGCGCGTACCTGGTCCCGTCGGGGGTTCTGCTCTGTCCCCTGCGCTGATGACGCGGGTGGAAGGGAGGTAG